The genomic interval aggcaCACAAACAGATTACAGACATTGAAGTACAGAATATTGACTTAACAATAATCATCAAACTAATCTATAATCCAATAAAGTGTACAcagaagaacaaaataaatttcgtgtAAACAAGCCTAAATTTATACAGtagaataaattgatattatataagtaaagacgcataaacaatataaatatatatctataaatatataatacaaaaacagAAAGATCATGACAATcacatatttgtatgtttgaggagggttatctcagaaactaccgaatcgatttaaaaaattctttcaccattagaaaggtacattatccaagattgctatagactatatattttatctcaaaattcccacgggagcgaagtcccgggcaacatctagtgtttgatatttttgtttcagatatTCAGCAACGCAGAGGGATACAACGATCTGTGGTACATGACCTGGGACAAGATCGGAGAGTTCCTGCCGAACCTGAAAGAGGAACTGTTCCCGCATGGTAACTATATCACTTGTTCATATAATACCAAggacccgtcccggcttcgctcgggtataaacctaataaattatacctctaaaccttcctcggggaTCACtctatccattggtgaaaaccgcatgaaaattcgtgcagttgttttagagtttatcgcgaacagacagacacgtttgttttctaatatgtgaggataatattatttacacgcGTTTGATATGTAccgtccgcgtgaatttctctgcgaaagtaAAACTTTCATCCCTCCCAATATAGTCATTGGAGgattgatttgaaaaaaaaaacctaaacatacaaattcaatacaaaatttcaaacaacAAAGGTATCGTAAGTGTCTTTACGCGACTtggctaaaataaattttactggATACATCACTAGTGTGAGAAAATCAGATTCGATAAGAATAAAGAATAACTTAATTTGTtgactaaaaatatttgtaacattgTAAATAGGTACTCGTACTACTGTGCCAatatggtctgacaactattgatgcgaagtggagacgaaaaattaagaaagcggaccctggactccgacgTTCAACAtctgaggaaggaaccgggaaacCCCTAGACCAGCATAACAAGGAACTTTGACAGTGttaaattgtgtttaaaaagttaatatttttttcatgtttgcTGTTCCAGTGAAGGACGAGAAGCCCCCCCTGCCCCCGCACCTGCCCGCCGCCCTCCCCGCGCTGGTGCCCGCGGGACCCGCCAGTAACCCCTCCCTCTTACCTATCACCCCACCCATCATCCAACATCCCCAACACCAAACATCGGCCCAAAACAACCAACCTTTCAGCCAACATTTGACCCAACGCCCGTCGTCAATCCTAGTCCAAAATCTCCCGCAGTCTCCTGTCAGCATTGCTCCAAACCCACCAACGTTAGTGATACCCACGCCCATCAGTGGGACAGTGCCGATAAGGAACCAGCTCTATGACCAGGCCGGGCTGGCGTCGTCAGTTTTGCTACAACCTTTGAATGAGGTAAAACATCTTCCATCTTGCTCTTgaaaaactacttttaaaataattttaggagtaaagttattatatacttgCTATGCATCATTTAGCTAGTGACGTGGTCTCCAGAGACGcgacattaaaatggaattgggCTGGGCACCTGGCTATAAGAAATGATGGAAGATGGAGTAAAGCTGTAACTGAGTGGTACCCCAGAACtggaaaacggagcgtaggacatccggcggctagatgggtcgatgatgtaaaggaaattgctggcaacaactggatggggatggcccaggacagatggttggcggagacggaaggaggcctatgcccagcagtgggtcacggagggcatgcagatgatgatgatgatgatctagttatcaagaaaataaagttatactTCATCTTTATTTCTCTCTCATTATCGCGTGTCCAcggttttatttgtgtttgttacGTCGTGAATTTAGGTgtcggcaaaaaaaaaaaatagaacaattttttaaattttactgtgGATTTTATTACCTGCCGCTTGCCTGACGACAATCCTTCAATCCTCCTCGAGAATGGTGTAGATGTCTGACAGTTGCCAAGGCTATATTatccttaatcgcctcgtatgaTATACgtacattgttggtttttccATGTAGGGCGCTCATAGTGTATTGGAGCCATAAAATGTAGACtcaacgaaaaaataaaatcaagcttaatttatttttcttcgcaGATGATCTCAACACCCATTGGAATATCAATCCAGTCTCAAATGCCGATCCTATACCCACAAACGACTACTGAACTACTCCAACCACAACAAGCTGCTGAACCTGTCAAAATTGAACCACAGACAACGCAGCCAACACTAGAAATACCACAAACAACGCCCATAGAGAAAGAAATCGAACAATCCGAATTGTACGCagaatatttaacaaatcCATACAACGAAAAAGAATTTCCTACCAAAGCAGCGACTATCTACGACCCAGAAAGTCTTACACCTAACGACCAAAACATATTGAATCTAGAACAGAAATCGTTCAGTGCGAATTCGACTCCTATGCATAAGGGTAATAAGGCTCAATTTGGCTCAACCGATAATGTTAGTTCAGGTATGTTTAATTTCTCTAGTTATTTCGGGGGGGTCAATGAGAGAAGTTCGGAAGTTTTTGACGCATTGATGTCGACGCAAGAGGGATAGCTCTCAGAGTGTGACGTAGGCACGTGGTTATAGatgttttaattgtttattctcTTTGAGTATTAAACCAACCGGAGAGTCTATTTACAAGCTTTGCCAGATTTTCTGATATGACTTTAGGCCATAGACAGGAAAACTGTAGACATCTTTTTTTGCTAATGCAAGAAAGAATAAAGCGTATTAATAATGCTCGATAAGAAACGGGACGGCGTACTAATAACTTGTGTTCCTCAATGTTTGCTCGGTTTTATAACGTCTTGCCGCTTTGATCGGGAAAGTAGACTGTTTAGACAAGTATACTGATGGGCAAAGTAGTTGTATGAGATGAGCTAGGAAGTTGTATGGATGTTCTATCTCATTTGACTACGCTGGTTCGTTTCtctttagtgtttttttttttatcttcggTTTACGCCCTGGCACCTGAGTTTAAACGATAACTGTTCGAGACCGACAGTCGTACCCAATATTCATAACCTACATGTCAGGGGAGGTTCTGATATAGTGGGCTTTGTGCgactaaatgtatttttgttttgtaaaatcagtttacaaaagaaaaataccgTGTGCGTAGTTTCTAACTTAGTGATTGGTATTAATATTCACGTGcttataataatgttgttgAAAAATGCATATGGTTATCATTTCTTTAGTTACATCGCCCGCACTAAAAAGCCATAATTTGTTTGCATCACAATTTGCGCTTGCGGTCTCACCGGTTGGTTTACTACTCAAAGTGcaagtattgttttatttttatacagggCGATTTTAATTCTTTAGACCAACCTAATAGTTTTGTGTCTGTTGCGCCATTACGTGTATGTTTATtgattgtatttgtaattttttgaaattatgtattaatgtCAATAATCTGTTTTCTAAATGCACATGTTTATCACtcagttaatatatatataaaattataatgtataaaagtaCCGATTCAATCCACGGCTCATCTGTGTCGAGCGCAAATCTGTACCTCCTCCTGTTCTATAGAGGATCTTATATTTGTACCAATGACAAGGAAACTGCTGTGACTACTTACTGATAAATTCCACTCAAAAAGAAGATAAAAGATTTATCTATCTCTTTCATACACAGCACTCTTTCAGAAACAGGTATATGTGAGCTAGAGACAAAAAGACCGCTGTTTCCACAGCtatgtatgtagttatatTATTGAACACACAATATGAGTTTTTGCTATGAACCATACAAATTTGtgagtaaaaaatgtttggtcGCACTGGGAATCGAACACAGAATCTATATGAGGGCATGAACACTgcacatatattttactatatttttatacacacaCGTTTGGGTttgcacaaaaataatattttcgttGTTTCATTGTATACTGTTATGTTATGATTCTTCTTTAGAAAAtagctataaattaaataatcagaTCAAATTTTACTTCTATGTTTATGACAATAATGTCTGTATTCCCACTTCCCAGTAATTAAATGAAAGTTATGTACACTGTAAtgttatgtgaaataaataattatatagacttaattttgatttaggGTTTGTATATTCTTCTCGTGGAATAGTGTAAAATTAGTTCAAAATATGCAAGCCGATAAtatcaatctatactataaaGCAgaagtttgtgtgtttgtttgaacTCCCTAATCTGTGGAACTAATGGtcagatttgattttttgtgtATCATACTTGTCAGGAAGTTTATGCGCTGTCCAGATCCAGAAAATTCCACGTGAGCGACGCCGCGGGTTCAGCTTGTGTTTCAATATCAAATAGGGCCTAATATTTGAGTTACATTTAGgactaaaatatatgtatattaacatTCCAGGCCattcaatgtatttatttactttattattataggatggtgaatataaaaatttatcagttttatttgttatactttGTGAAATATAACGGAATTACATATAGGTTATCTTTAGAGGAAATgtacattgtataattattgtttcattTGTATAGAGAGTTATATCAACATTATCAGTGTAATATATGTTAacagtttattaataaaatgtgtttaacggattcatagttttatttttaggccGGGCAGTCTAGATATAgagaacatttaaaattaaataaaaaaacaagattatgaataaaatcaacagtatattatatcaaatttttactatgtacattatttacaatcgAGAGTACCTTCACAGAAGGCATAATAGGCACTTAACGGTTTTTACATAAGTCTTTGAGACGAATCTTACAACTACAACTATCACACTCTAGACACGTGCAAAGGTCTTTTGTAATACGGATGGTGGGGGCGTAACAAGGGGGGAGAGCAGCAGGGGGCCTTTCTAGGGGGGCACAGCGCTTTCCGCCACACCACAATTGACTTTTTTGACCAAGCCCACGCCCCAGCGGCTATCCCACAAGATAACCACAAACATATCGAAAATCCATTCGATCCAGCGGTGTCCTCCATAGTCCCAGCTTCCAACGCCGCTAATAGCGCTAACCCACTCTGGGCTTCTCTCATTCTGGCCTCAAAGATCTTCACTACAGTCCCGCTCGCTGCAAGAATGAAATACAGCGCTCCAGCGGCTGCAGCCCTCGCTGCCAATCTCCCTACTCTTTTCGCACCTCTCGAATCCAACACTCTTCGTACTCTCATTATCCCAGGACACGCTCCAATAGCTAGAGCTACCGACGTCACAAGCAACGCTCCCCTGGGTACTCCTACGAGCGCTGCAGCCGCTGCGTCCGAAATCCCACATGTTCCAGTCAATTCGTCAGCGGTTACTCGTCTCAGCGCCAAAGCGGCTGCCGTCCACGCTCCCGCCCAGCCCCACGCTACGGCGTGTAAATATGCGGCTGCCCGCTCCAAAGCTTCACTGGACCACTCGCTAGCAGCAGTCAGGTACCACGCGACGCAGGCGTTTGCAAACCACGCGTCGGCAGCTAACGTAAAGTAGTAAGTTAATGAGAAGAAAGCGACGCAAGTCGGCGATGCCAGCCCGTCAACAGCTAATGTGGTACCGGAGCATGATACCAACTTAGCGCCTAGCCAGCTTCTTGCCACGTATGCTAATCCGACGATAGCGTGGCACGTCGCCATCCACACTACTGGGCGTTCAGGGTATCTGAACCGTGAAGGTTCCGCGCAGAATGTTAACAGCGCAAATGATGTTGATAGAAGTGAGAACCAGGCTAAGGTTGTCATCCAAATTTCGACTGTTCGTTTGTCAGTTTGGCTGTAGCGTGCGTGTTGTCCGCACGCAGGCCAGCATTCGCCTGTTGGAGCTCGAGTGTGGGCTGGAGGGCAGCCGTGTTCTCTCAGCTCATGGTCTTGGAACGGCCAGCGGGGCGGATGCGGGGGTTCTGGTTCCAGTTCGCTGGCATTAGGTGGTTTCATGCAAAGTCTTCTTGCTTTGTCAGGGAAGAGAGAGCAGTCTAGCTTGACAGTGCTTTGTTTGAGCTGGTCCTTGCAGTCTTCTGCGACGGTCTCGCAAAGGGCGCGGCAGGCGCTGACGGAGCCCGAGACTTGTTCCGTGCAGAGCGGCGCAAAGGCCGAGCAAAGGAGGAACCGCGCGTGTGTGGAGCACCCGCTTGACAGGATGCTAGTATACGCCTCCATCTGGAAGAAAAAgataatcatattttagtCATAGGTCTCCtcgttttattgttgttaattggtttaacaatatatatatataattaataataaaataatgtgccAGATAGGAAATCTAAACTTACAACCTAACGTCCTCTAATACCTATGGTATACCTACATGTATAATTTGGATTGAATTCTTATTTTCTCTCAAATAATGAATTTCAATCATTTCTAAACCTTTGGGATAATTTCACTGACTTCCACGTGTTCTCTAAAAAAATGAGAGAAATCTGATAGCTAATTCCTCTCTCCGTATAGGCACATATAATTACTCTTCTCGATTTGTTCGCTATATTCCACAATGGCGCTCGAACCAGCCTATTATGGCTGGTTCCCAGGGCTTGGCACTGCAAAAACTGAATGACGGACGGACAATGGCAAGGTCGAGAGATTTGTTTCGTCGTTTTGTCGAACTATACGACGGATGTCACGCAATCAAAGCTTGAAGGGAACACGGCTATGCAACCTTGTGTTAAGTCTTAGAAATGTTTAAAAGTTTAGTGTTAATTTCTAGATTATTGACATTGGTGGAACAAATGATCCGATATGggtgaataaaaatatcgaataATACGGGCACGGCGGCGGCGGCTCACTCACAAGGGATATATATAAGGAAGAAAGGGATATAAGGGCTTAAAGTCCTTGCATACATGGTACTCACATTTTCTATCTTcgcatttaaatttagaaataattaatttgtcaaCTTTCCAGTATGAACCATCTATAAGTGCCTATTCTACTGAATGTCATCTGtcagttttagttttatctaGATCTAGTCTTAATAATTGTTAGGCAGTTCTGACTAGTGTTTCTGGTCCAAATATTAACCAGAAGCTGATATAAGACTTCTTGAAAGTAAATTACTGGAATTATCTTCCATTACCTTACTTCTAGGCTATCTATCGTGGCCGCGATCAAAGGATCTATTAATCATTGGAGAGGAGCCGATCGCAAATTGTTTATCATAACTGAGGTTAGTTTGGTAACTGTAAGAACCGCTTTGATCACTGGCGTTTGATCTGCCCACTCAAATTAAGGTTAGGAGTTCAATTGAGATGTTATTTTTGGGAAATTATCTgctctgaaaatatttaataactttttattaacaGCTCATTGGAAGTACCttctttattgtaaaaaaattatgtgtcTGTTATGGAAATATTAGgtcaataaacataatatagcGTAACGTGCCCGAAGCGCGACATCGCCGTATGAATGAAGTGTGGCGATAAGACGACATTACTTATATGtgttagaaacaataaataaatattgtattaatacataaataaataaattaataataaattatttatacctgTGCGATTAATTCGGACTGATCGCattgtgtaattatattttaaagtagttgTTATGACCGGTGATACATTTGccgctatttttttttgagcgATCAGTCCTctatggtttaaaaaatagagAAGAATAAATGCTGTTGAAATGTAagtacgttttattatttaatttatctctattataatgaataattgtttatcattacgcttattcattacataacactcgttattagaaaattcaagtaaatctatgtatatatcaCAACTGTAACGCGGGAATAGttgacaatttcaaatatgccTAATgaacctttaaatttatttgccatgtTCCCGGCCATCCTACTCGTACATATGGgaatagtgaaaaataaaagtattcataaataaaaaaaactggctAAATACCAAAATAAGCCACTCTAAAATGGATGCCGAACAAAATCATTGGGAATgcacaaaaaattaagaccttcagttattttattgtcattataataCCGGGATTAACAAAATGCAGCTAAGTAATGCTTGCGTTTAGTTTATTCTATCCTGTTAAAGAACGGTAGGTCGCACTTGAAAGCGGAGTGTACTTtgtattatttccttttttttgtcCAACTGTGGACAAACGTACACGGTTGTTTGCGTTTCAGAAAGGTTTAAGTTTGTCGGCACCACTTAAGATGTTTTCGTTAAGGCTCAGCTGCAGTTTggtattttaacttttgaaatagatacggatttttttttgtggtcTTTTTTAATTCGTTTGTTGGTTATTTTGGATTTTTATTCGATGTTTATTTTGGTTTGTTGGATTCGTTCATTGTACATATTATAGAGGGCATTTCTTACTTACGTATTACTAAGTACAGAagcaaacttttttattttcgcgtATGTAGTTTTGTCTAGAAATGACATAcgtatatttagataaaaatatctgaCAAGTTACGTCCACATCtctacttataaaataaaaataaattgtataaaataagaacTTGAGCTTAACATTACAAACGTTGTCCCACAGACAAGAGATccattgatataaataagataaacCTATGTACCTACCAGTTCCATTATAttatgagttttta from Plodia interpunctella isolate USDA-ARS_2022_Savannah chromosome 14, ilPloInte3.2, whole genome shotgun sequence carries:
- the LOC128675490 gene encoding frizzled-10-like yields the protein MARIFLFLFCAWLVVAAEEGEGGKCERIKLPLCQDLRYNWTVMPNLLGHRDQKEAEEAMEAYTSILSSGCSTHARFLLCSAFAPLCTEQVSGSVSACRALCETVAEDCKDQLKQSTVKLDCSLFPDKARRLCMKPPNASELEPEPPHPPRWPFQDHELREHGCPPAHTRAPTGECWPACGQHARYSQTDKRTVEIWMTTLAWFSLLSTSFALLTFCAEPSRFRYPERPVVWMATCHAIVGLAYVARSWLGAKLVSCSGTTLAVDGLASPTCVAFFSLTYYFTLAADAWFANACVAWYLTAASEWSSEALERAAAYLHAVAWGWAGAWTAAALALRRVTADELTGTCGISDAAAAALVGVPRGALLVTSVALAIGACPGIMRVRRVLDSRGAKRVGRLAARAAAAGALYFILAASGTVVKIFEARMREAQSGLALLAALEAGTMEDTAGSNGFSICLWLSCGIAAGAWAWSKKSIVVWRKALCPPRKAPCCSPPLLRPHHPYYKRPLHVSRV